One segment of Natronosalvus halobius DNA contains the following:
- a CDS encoding CDGSH iron-sulfur domain-containing protein, whose product MARLVRHDATGPRKLEEDDIDPEKGNVAICQCGLAETYPFCDGTHRATRDERADELYVYETDEDGSRSRRVVEDVVCSDE is encoded by the coding sequence ATGGCACGACTCGTCCGACACGACGCGACCGGCCCGCGAAAGCTCGAGGAAGACGACATCGATCCCGAGAAAGGGAACGTCGCGATCTGTCAGTGCGGACTCGCGGAGACGTACCCGTTCTGTGATGGCACACATCGGGCGACGCGAGACGAACGAGCGGACGAACTCTACGTGTACGAGACGGACGAAGACGGCAGTCGTTCGCGGCGCGTCGTCGAGGACGTCGTTTGTAGTGATGAGTGA
- a CDS encoding DUF456 domain-containing protein has translation MVDALTVLAVVLLIGGIAGTVVPLVPGGGLSLAGLFLYWWHTGYTEPGVVPFVALTALGLATLFAEFFAGSLAARAGGASWQTTALAAAVGIALMIVTGPLGFLVGLFGTVFALEFVGNRDLENSLRAAGYATAGTLASTAVQFLLTSAILVGFLLAVFVF, from the coding sequence ATGGTCGACGCCCTCACCGTGCTCGCGGTCGTCCTCCTGATCGGCGGCATCGCCGGCACCGTCGTCCCGCTCGTCCCCGGCGGCGGGCTCTCGTTGGCCGGTCTCTTCCTCTACTGGTGGCACACCGGGTACACCGAACCCGGCGTCGTCCCGTTCGTCGCGTTGACCGCGCTCGGCCTGGCCACCCTGTTCGCGGAGTTCTTCGCCGGGTCGCTCGCCGCCCGTGCTGGCGGGGCCTCCTGGCAAACGACCGCGCTCGCTGCCGCCGTCGGCATCGCACTGATGATCGTGACCGGACCGCTCGGCTTCCTGGTCGGCCTCTTCGGCACCGTCTTCGCCCTCGAGTTCGTCGGGAACCGTGACCTGGAGAATAGCCTCCGGGCGGCCGGCTACGCAACTGCTGGAACGCTCGCGTCGACGGCGGTCCAGTTCCTGTTGACGAGTGCGATACTCGTCGGATTCCTCCTCGCCGTGTTCGTCTTCTGA
- a CDS encoding metal-dependent hydrolase, with protein MYQLGHYGVALLLYAPIAVWLGLAGEEFVALLGAVICLSFSTLPDCDHSLPFVAHRGITHTIGFVLLVPAVVAGVAYAALEVTMGSPDPVVVGFVYGVTALSLGSHLLADALTPMGITPFWPLSSYHVSLRVTTAKNPVANYALFALGIAASVASIVVVTGGW; from the coding sequence ATGTACCAACTCGGCCACTACGGCGTCGCCCTGCTCCTCTACGCGCCCATTGCCGTCTGGCTCGGCCTGGCTGGTGAGGAGTTCGTCGCCCTCCTGGGCGCCGTCATCTGTCTCTCCTTCTCGACGCTCCCGGACTGCGACCACAGCCTGCCGTTCGTCGCCCACCGCGGGATCACCCACACGATCGGATTCGTCCTCCTGGTTCCGGCCGTGGTTGCCGGCGTGGCCTACGCGGCCCTCGAGGTGACGATGGGGTCGCCGGACCCGGTCGTCGTGGGGTTCGTCTACGGCGTCACCGCGTTGTCCCTCGGATCGCACCTGCTGGCCGACGCCTTGACGCCGATGGGAATCACCCCCTTCTGGCCGCTCTCCTCGTACCACGTCTCGCTCCGGGTCACGACCGCGAAGAATCCGGTCGCCAACTACGCCCTGTTCGCACTTGGGATCGCGGCGAGCGTCGCGTCGATCGTCGTCGTGACGGGTGGCTGGTAG
- a CDS encoding LLM class flavin-dependent oxidoreductase has protein sequence MDLSIVDLSPVREGETATDAYGNTISLAKLAERVGYDRFWVAEHHGMADSIAGTTPEVLIGHLAARTEEIRLGSGTVLLNHYSPFKVAEAFGVLDSLAPGRIDLGLGRATGIPAADSALQTSRVSENPDRDHAEKIEAVTNHLYDGFGDDHAYADLTLARSGAGPPDLWVLGSSPSSAKIAGELGLRYCFAAFIRPNLAERAFEVYRDAFEPSSIGAGPDDPYGMLAINAACAETDREAARLRATAEASYKRMQRGVVGSLPSVETAISELGEVPDPTPADLQDGQWPRAISGDPDTLAGLLEQLVDRVGVSEVMVQNLVADHEDVLRSHELLAEGVGLE, from the coding sequence ATGGACCTCTCCATCGTCGACCTCTCGCCCGTTCGCGAGGGAGAGACGGCAACCGACGCCTACGGGAACACGATTTCGCTCGCGAAGCTGGCCGAACGAGTGGGCTACGATCGGTTCTGGGTCGCAGAACACCACGGGATGGCTGACTCCATCGCGGGGACGACCCCGGAGGTGCTGATCGGACACCTCGCCGCCCGAACCGAGGAGATCAGGCTCGGGTCCGGAACGGTCCTGCTCAACCACTACAGCCCGTTCAAGGTCGCCGAGGCGTTCGGCGTCCTCGATTCACTCGCCCCCGGGCGGATCGACCTCGGCCTCGGCCGCGCGACCGGAATCCCGGCCGCAGACAGCGCGCTCCAGACCTCGCGGGTGAGCGAGAATCCCGACCGCGACCACGCCGAGAAGATCGAGGCCGTCACGAACCACCTCTACGACGGGTTCGGGGACGACCACGCCTACGCCGACCTCACCCTGGCGCGATCCGGCGCCGGTCCGCCCGACCTCTGGGTGCTCGGCTCGAGCCCTTCGAGTGCGAAAATCGCGGGCGAACTCGGCCTCCGCTATTGCTTCGCGGCGTTCATCAGACCGAACCTCGCGGAGCGAGCGTTCGAGGTCTACCGGGACGCGTTCGAGCCCTCCTCGATCGGCGCCGGTCCCGACGACCCGTACGGAATGCTGGCGATCAACGCCGCGTGCGCCGAGACCGACCGGGAGGCGGCTCGCCTCCGAGCGACCGCGGAGGCGTCTTACAAGCGGATGCAACGCGGCGTCGTCGGCTCCCTGCCATCGGTCGAGACGGCGATTTCGGAACTCGGCGAGGTGCCCGATCCGACGCCGGCCGACCTCCAGGATGGGCAGTGGCCGCGAGCGATTTCGGGCGACCCAGACACGTTGGCGGGGCTCCTCGAGCAACTGGTAGACCGCGTTGGCGTCTCCGAGGTGATGGTCCAGAACCTCGTCGCCGATCACGAGGACGTGTTGCGATCACACGAACTCCTGGCCGAGGGCGTTGGGCTCGAGTGA
- a CDS encoding COX15/CtaA family protein: MSYETHTSDSSRLPIDLGRRRFSALLTVTVALVAGTIVLGVATRTTGSGLACDANWPVCDGGFLNLLPQGRPSFWEWIHRVVAMVAGFAIVASALVGYFDEAVDRRITSLVVAGALLTPIQVLLGRETVLTYEYEILNLHFWTAIVIFVCFVLALVIALHHRLSGRHLVAALVVAALTVPVQVILSPLFISQNTPTTLTIQMVLLLTLVGAVVLATVVGRAVLEGRLPRAAIGAGVVLTATTLFLSRESVMTVSSALDLLYVLAAGALIVTLLVGAWASRSELQSGRSGASRSD, translated from the coding sequence GTGTCGTACGAAACTCACACGTCTGATTCCTCACGATTACCGATCGACCTCGGTCGACGGAGGTTCTCCGCCCTGCTCACCGTGACGGTCGCGCTCGTGGCGGGAACGATCGTCCTCGGCGTCGCCACGCGAACGACCGGCTCAGGGCTGGCCTGTGACGCCAATTGGCCGGTCTGTGACGGCGGGTTTCTGAACCTGCTCCCGCAGGGACGGCCGAGCTTCTGGGAGTGGATTCACCGCGTCGTCGCGATGGTCGCCGGGTTCGCTATCGTCGCCTCCGCCCTCGTCGGGTACTTCGACGAGGCCGTCGATCGACGGATCACGTCGCTCGTGGTGGCCGGAGCGCTGCTGACGCCGATCCAGGTGTTGCTCGGTCGAGAAACCGTCCTCACCTACGAGTACGAGATTCTCAACCTTCACTTCTGGACGGCCATCGTGATCTTCGTCTGCTTCGTCCTCGCGCTCGTCATCGCCCTGCATCACCGCCTTTCGGGCCGGCACCTCGTCGCCGCGCTCGTCGTCGCGGCCCTCACGGTCCCGGTCCAGGTGATCCTGAGCCCGCTGTTCATTTCGCAGAACACGCCCACGACCCTGACGATCCAGATGGTATTGCTCCTGACGCTCGTCGGGGCCGTCGTGCTGGCGACGGTCGTCGGCCGCGCCGTTCTCGAGGGCCGGCTTCCTCGCGCAGCAATCGGTGCGGGCGTCGTGCTGACCGCGACGACGCTATTCCTCAGCCGCGAGTCGGTGATGACCGTCTCGTCGGCGCTCGACCTGCTCTACGTGCTCGCCGCGGGGGCACTGATCGTGACGCTCCTCGTCGGTGCCTGGGCGAGTCGATCGGAACTTCAGAGCGGACGGTCCGGAGCGTCACGCTCGGATTGA
- a CDS encoding cation:proton antiporter — protein sequence MSAYEIALIVVAFAIVGAVLLPRFLTDKPLSLPMIYVGFGAVLFWIVPGLPTLDPVANSGVTERLTELVVILALMGAGLKIDRPFDVLRWGSTWRLLAITMPVSIALLTVLGWYVAGLLVPTAILLGAVLAPTDPVLASDVEAGAPLTELEEERSDEHEWGSVRFSLTSEAGLNDGLAFPFTYLAIAAASASMAGYGWLVDWFLVDVLYRIGAGVVVGYVVGHVMARVVFYAPSLSRREEVMAGAEALAATLFAYGLAELLGGYGFIAVFVAALELRRFEWEHDYYQHLHDFAAIVERLLMATVLVLFGGAIAGGLLAPLTWDGAVLGLVFLFVIRPFAGGIAFLGSDAPTADRAVISFFGIRGIGSFYYLSFALAHASFEELELLIAAEWLWAFVGFVVLVSVFVHGFTASPVMRAVDERRPVDGLR from the coding sequence ATGAGCGCCTACGAAATCGCGTTGATCGTCGTCGCCTTCGCCATAGTGGGCGCTGTGCTGCTCCCACGGTTTTTGACGGACAAACCGCTCTCGCTACCGATGATCTACGTCGGGTTCGGCGCGGTCCTGTTCTGGATCGTCCCCGGATTACCGACGCTCGATCCGGTCGCCAACTCCGGCGTGACGGAGCGACTCACCGAACTCGTCGTGATCCTCGCGCTGATGGGGGCCGGGTTGAAAATCGACCGTCCGTTCGACGTGCTGAGGTGGGGATCGACCTGGCGACTCCTTGCGATCACCATGCCGGTGTCTATCGCACTACTGACCGTTCTCGGGTGGTACGTCGCCGGGCTGCTCGTCCCAACGGCGATTCTCCTCGGCGCGGTTCTCGCACCGACCGATCCCGTTCTGGCGTCGGACGTCGAAGCCGGCGCCCCGCTCACCGAACTCGAGGAGGAACGATCGGACGAGCACGAGTGGGGATCCGTTCGGTTCTCGCTCACGTCGGAGGCGGGCCTCAACGACGGGCTGGCCTTTCCGTTCACGTATCTCGCGATCGCGGCCGCGTCGGCGAGTATGGCTGGATACGGCTGGCTGGTCGACTGGTTCCTGGTCGACGTGCTGTACAGGATCGGCGCCGGGGTCGTCGTAGGATACGTCGTTGGACACGTCATGGCCCGAGTGGTGTTCTACGCGCCATCGCTGTCGCGGCGAGAGGAAGTGATGGCTGGGGCGGAGGCGCTCGCGGCGACGCTCTTCGCCTACGGACTGGCCGAGTTGCTCGGCGGATACGGATTCATCGCCGTGTTCGTCGCCGCTCTCGAACTCCGCCGGTTCGAGTGGGAACACGATTACTACCAACACCTGCACGACTTCGCTGCTATCGTCGAACGACTCCTCATGGCGACGGTGCTGGTGCTGTTCGGCGGCGCAATCGCGGGCGGGCTACTGGCACCGCTGACGTGGGATGGCGCAGTGCTCGGCCTGGTTTTCCTGTTCGTGATCCGTCCCTTCGCTGGCGGTATCGCCTTCCTCGGCTCCGACGCGCCGACGGCCGACCGCGCCGTCATCTCGTTCTTCGGCATCCGTGGTATCGGCTCGTTTTACTACCTGTCCTTCGCGCTGGCCCACGCGTCGTTCGAGGAGCTCGAGCTGCTCATCGCCGCGGAGTGGTTGTGGGCCTTCGTCGGCTTCGTCGTCCTCGTCTCGGTGTTCGTTCACGGGTTCACGGCCAGTCCCGTGATGCGTGCTGTAGACGAACGCCGCCCCGTGGACGGACTGCGGTAA
- a CDS encoding SDR family NAD(P)-dependent oxidoreductase, translating into MSTTRGAIVVGASSGIGEALARELAAEGYELGLAARRTERLTSIGESMPTNTYVATMDVTDVEDARDGFGDLIEAMPPVDLVVLCAGVGGPNHGLEWDHERETIDVNVRGFTALATAAMEHFESRQAFESERDGHLVGISSVASRFGNPSSPAYNASKAFVSTYLEGLRHRQATRSADVTITTVEPGFVDTDLMLADDPFWVSSPETAAAQIARAIRRERSHVYVTRRWRLVAWLFEALPEPMVRRIMT; encoded by the coding sequence ATGTCCACGACTCGAGGGGCGATCGTCGTCGGCGCCTCCTCCGGTATCGGAGAAGCGCTCGCCCGCGAACTCGCCGCGGAAGGGTACGAACTCGGCCTCGCGGCGAGGCGAACCGAACGGTTGACGTCGATCGGTGAATCCATGCCGACGAACACCTACGTCGCGACGATGGACGTCACCGACGTCGAGGACGCCAGAGACGGCTTCGGCGATTTGATCGAGGCCATGCCGCCGGTCGACCTCGTCGTCCTCTGCGCCGGCGTCGGTGGCCCCAACCACGGTCTCGAGTGGGACCACGAACGGGAGACCATCGACGTCAACGTCCGCGGCTTTACCGCGCTTGCGACGGCGGCGATGGAGCACTTCGAGAGCCGCCAGGCGTTCGAGAGCGAGCGCGACGGTCACCTCGTCGGCATTTCATCGGTAGCGTCCCGGTTCGGGAACCCCAGTTCGCCCGCCTACAACGCCTCGAAGGCCTTCGTCTCGACGTACCTCGAGGGGCTCAGACACCGCCAGGCGACCCGCTCGGCCGACGTGACGATCACGACAGTCGAACCCGGGTTCGTCGACACCGACCTCATGCTCGCAGACGACCCGTTCTGGGTCAGTTCGCCGGAGACGGCGGCCGCACAGATCGCTCGAGCGATTCGCCGAGAGCGTTCACACGTCTACGTCACCCGACGCTGGCGGCTGGTCGCGTGGCTGTTCGAGGCGTTACCCGAGCCGATGGTTCGACGAATAATGACCTGA
- a CDS encoding glutamate--tRNA ligase — translation MDEELRGRVEREAEKHALLNAVKHGSDANVGAVMGPLMGDNPDFREHADAVPGVVGGVVSRVNGLDSDERRARLEELAPEELAELEAEDEEDDTVLPDLPNADEYDEIRMRCAPNPNGPWHIGHARMPAVIGTYKERYDGWFCVRFDDTDPETKRPNLEAYDWILEDIDYLGFDPDAVYRASDRVESYYDHARELIEMGGAYTCSCPGDEFSDLKNAGEPCPHRDKDSETVLEEFEDMVAGKYASGEMVLRVKTDIQHKNPALRDWVAFRMVDTPHPRERAADYRCWPMLDFQSGVDDHRIGITHIIRGIDLQDSAKRQRFLYDYFDWEYPEVVHWGHVQVDAYDVKMSTSRIGELIEAGHLDGWDDPRAPTIRSLRRRGIRGEAITDAMIQLGTSTSDVDLAMSSIYAENRNLIDEETDRRFFVREGAEVGLAGSPPDEATPPLHPNHEDRGVRHIPAGDAVVLEQDDFPQREERIWLKGLGCFQYTRDVLQYTGDSIDVVREGDVDVIHWAPAAESVSLTLRTMDGDVEGRAEPEVGDLDPDDLVQFERVGFARIDEVDEGSEEVVAYYAHP, via the coding sequence ATGGACGAGGAGTTACGAGGCCGCGTCGAGCGCGAGGCCGAGAAGCACGCACTGCTGAACGCGGTCAAACACGGGAGCGACGCCAACGTCGGCGCCGTCATGGGGCCGCTGATGGGCGACAATCCCGACTTCCGAGAGCACGCCGATGCAGTTCCTGGCGTCGTCGGTGGCGTCGTGTCTCGAGTCAACGGTCTCGACTCCGACGAGCGCCGCGCCAGACTCGAGGAACTGGCACCCGAGGAACTGGCCGAACTCGAGGCCGAGGACGAAGAAGACGACACGGTCCTGCCCGATCTCCCGAACGCCGACGAGTACGACGAGATCCGGATGCGCTGTGCGCCGAATCCCAACGGCCCCTGGCACATCGGCCACGCGCGGATGCCCGCCGTCATCGGGACCTACAAGGAGCGCTACGACGGCTGGTTCTGCGTTCGCTTCGACGACACCGACCCCGAGACGAAGCGGCCGAACCTCGAGGCCTACGACTGGATCCTCGAGGACATCGATTACCTGGGGTTCGACCCAGACGCGGTCTACCGCGCGAGCGACCGGGTCGAGAGCTACTACGACCACGCTCGAGAGCTCATCGAAATGGGCGGGGCCTACACCTGCTCGTGTCCAGGCGACGAGTTTAGCGACCTGAAAAACGCCGGCGAGCCGTGTCCCCACCGCGACAAGGACTCGGAGACGGTGCTCGAGGAGTTCGAGGACATGGTCGCGGGCAAGTACGCAAGCGGCGAGATGGTCCTCCGGGTCAAGACTGACATCCAACACAAGAACCCCGCGCTTCGAGACTGGGTCGCCTTCCGAATGGTCGACACACCCCACCCGCGCGAGCGGGCCGCCGACTATCGCTGCTGGCCGATGCTCGATTTCCAGTCCGGCGTCGACGACCACCGCATCGGCATCACCCACATCATCCGGGGAATCGACCTCCAGGACTCCGCGAAACGCCAGCGGTTCCTCTACGACTACTTCGACTGGGAGTACCCCGAGGTCGTCCACTGGGGCCACGTCCAGGTCGACGCCTACGACGTGAAGATGAGTACCTCTCGCATCGGAGAGTTGATCGAGGCCGGCCACCTCGACGGCTGGGACGACCCGCGAGCACCGACCATCCGGAGCTTGCGGCGCCGTGGGATTCGCGGGGAGGCGATCACCGACGCTATGATCCAGCTCGGCACCTCGACGAGCGACGTCGACCTCGCGATGAGTTCCATCTACGCCGAGAACCGAAACCTGATCGACGAGGAGACCGACCGGCGGTTCTTCGTTCGCGAGGGTGCCGAAGTCGGGCTGGCCGGGAGTCCGCCAGATGAGGCGACGCCGCCGTTGCACCCGAACCACGAGGATCGCGGCGTTCGCCACATCCCCGCCGGCGACGCCGTCGTCCTCGAGCAGGACGACTTCCCCCAGCGAGAGGAACGCATCTGGCTGAAGGGACTCGGCTGTTTCCAGTACACTCGAGACGTCCTGCAGTACACGGGCGACTCCATCGATGTGGTCCGCGAGGGTGACGTCGACGTGATCCACTGGGCGCCGGCGGCCGAGAGCGTCTCGCTCACGCTGCGAACGATGGACGGCGACGTCGAGGGTCGAGCCGAACCCGAGGTCGGGGACCTCGACCCCGACGACCTCGTCCAGTTCGAGCGCGTGGGCTTCGCCCGGATCGACGAGGTCGACGAAGGCAGCGAGGAGGTCGTCGCGTACTACGCGCATCCGTAA
- a CDS encoding M24 family metallopeptidase: protein MEKLERLDATLEANDLKSVWFARPNSFAWLSGGSSVVDREGDVGVGALGYDGEEVTLLADTIEIDRLYEEELPDFEAADVSVTRESFPWYERSLLEAIVDRVEDPAAADVDVHGLERLDPATVRQPLTATDRERYRDLGRETAAAVEAVCRELQDDDTEDEVTAALTVSLAARDIEAPVVLVGGSERAQKYRHYTPKPIEFGDYALVSVTTQRHGLHASCTRAVAFDPPEWLAERHRHAARVETTALAATRDAAAANGTAGDVFAEIQAAYDALGHAREWERHHQGGAAGFAGREWIATPDHEAPAIAPMAYAWNPTVQGAKSEDTVLVSDDGFETLTDAGTGTGTDDDWPTIEVKAVGEYDLELERPAVLGLE from the coding sequence ATGGAAAAACTCGAACGACTGGATGCCACCCTCGAGGCGAACGACCTGAAGTCGGTCTGGTTCGCCCGCCCGAACTCGTTCGCGTGGCTGAGTGGCGGCAGTTCGGTCGTCGACCGCGAGGGCGACGTCGGCGTCGGGGCCCTCGGATACGACGGCGAGGAGGTGACGCTGCTGGCCGACACCATCGAGATCGACCGACTCTACGAGGAAGAACTGCCAGACTTCGAGGCTGCGGACGTGTCGGTAACCCGTGAATCGTTCCCCTGGTACGAGCGCTCGCTGCTCGAGGCAATCGTCGATCGCGTCGAGGATCCAGCAGCCGCAGACGTCGACGTCCACGGCCTCGAGCGCCTCGACCCCGCGACGGTTCGTCAGCCGCTGACGGCGACCGACCGCGAGCGCTACCGCGACCTCGGCCGGGAGACGGCGGCGGCCGTCGAGGCCGTCTGCCGGGAGCTCCAGGACGACGACACGGAAGACGAGGTCACCGCGGCGCTCACGGTTTCACTCGCTGCCCGAGACATCGAGGCCCCGGTCGTCCTCGTGGGCGGCTCCGAACGCGCCCAAAAGTACCGCCACTATACGCCCAAACCCATCGAGTTCGGCGACTACGCGCTCGTCTCGGTGACCACTCAGCGCCACGGCCTGCACGCCAGTTGCACCCGCGCCGTCGCCTTCGATCCGCCGGAGTGGCTTGCGGAGCGCCACCGTCACGCCGCCCGTGTCGAGACGACCGCGCTGGCCGCGACCCGGGACGCTGCCGCGGCGAACGGTACCGCCGGCGACGTCTTCGCCGAGATTCAGGCGGCCTACGACGCCCTCGGCCACGCCAGGGAGTGGGAACGCCACCACCAGGGCGGCGCCGCCGGGTTCGCCGGGCGCGAGTGGATCGCGACCCCAGATCACGAAGCGCCCGCGATCGCGCCGATGGCTTACGCCTGGAATCCGACCGTCCAGGGTGCCAAGAGCGAGGACACCGTCCTGGTCTCGGACGATGGTTTCGAGACGCTGACGGACGCCGGAACTGGAACCGGTACCGACGACGACTGGCCGACCATCGAGGTCAAGGCGGTCGGCGAGTACGACCTCGAACTCGAGCGGCCCGCGGTGCTCGGTCTCGAGTGA
- a CDS encoding PAS domain S-box protein: MDSSPGADSELRTRVQQQEVVAEFGQQALETDDLDGLLHDASVAVADTLDVEYCKVLELLPGGDEVLLRQGVGWQDGLVGTATASTDLDSQAGYTLLSEEPVVVDDLRTEDRFSGPDLLVDHNVVSGISVIIGSLEDPWGVLGTHTTERRAFTEYDVNFVQSIANVLASAIETSRAKRSVEAEKEVKELIVETSPVGIVVFDANGDLQFANEHAESVLGRDREEIESVAYDDPRWMLTDADGTPLSGEETPFMRVISTGEPIFDMEVGLRRPDGERIWVTVNGAPLDADEGDTDEGAGAVLALTDVTDQKRLENEFKEMLGRVTDAFYAVDEEFRFTHVNDRAAELLQRPRAELLGEKLWEMFPEAAEVDEVWDAFHTALNDQVATSYDLYFDPLDFWVEANLYPSETGVSVYFRDITESKQYELELERYRALTEAANDVIVTIDAESTIRSVNPAVEDVFGYEPDELVGESLTRLMRDDLATRHRAGLQQYLETDERTLDWDYVELQGQRADGSAVSLSITFSEIVYENDRYFTGVIRDISDRKKREKQLERANERLKRSNRRLEQFAYAASHDLQEPLRMVSSYLQLIERRYEDDLDADGTDYLEFAIDGADRMRAMIEGLLEYSRIETEGKPLEPTDLDTVFEDVLDDLEVQIERSNATITSDSLPQVRGDRTQLRQLFQNLLDNAMTYSGDEPPQIHVSAERDGTEWVVSVCDEGIGLDPAHDSRVFEVFQRLHSREEYPGSGIGLALCKRIVERHGGDIWVDAEPEEGATFSVTLPVPDM, translated from the coding sequence ATGGATTCGAGTCCGGGTGCGGATAGCGAACTCCGCACGAGGGTCCAACAGCAGGAGGTCGTCGCCGAATTCGGCCAGCAGGCGCTCGAAACCGACGACCTCGATGGGTTACTACACGACGCCTCGGTCGCCGTCGCAGATACGCTCGACGTCGAGTACTGCAAGGTGCTCGAACTGCTCCCTGGCGGCGACGAGGTCCTCCTCCGGCAGGGGGTCGGTTGGCAAGACGGACTCGTCGGAACCGCGACGGCGTCGACCGATCTGGACTCGCAGGCGGGTTATACACTCCTCTCCGAGGAACCTGTCGTGGTCGACGATCTGCGGACCGAAGACCGCTTCTCCGGGCCTGACTTGCTGGTCGACCACAACGTCGTCAGCGGAATCAGCGTCATCATCGGCTCGCTGGAGGACCCTTGGGGCGTACTGGGTACGCACACGACGGAACGCCGGGCGTTCACCGAGTACGACGTAAATTTCGTCCAGAGCATCGCGAACGTGCTCGCCTCCGCCATCGAAACCAGCCGGGCGAAGCGATCTGTCGAGGCGGAAAAGGAGGTCAAAGAACTGATCGTCGAGACCAGTCCCGTCGGGATCGTTGTATTCGACGCGAACGGCGACCTGCAGTTCGCGAACGAGCACGCCGAGAGCGTTCTCGGCCGCGACCGCGAAGAGATCGAATCGGTCGCGTACGACGACCCGCGCTGGATGCTGACCGACGCCGACGGAACTCCCCTCTCCGGGGAAGAAACGCCGTTCATGCGGGTGATCTCGACCGGTGAGCCGATCTTCGACATGGAGGTCGGCCTGCGCCGTCCCGACGGCGAGCGCATCTGGGTGACGGTGAACGGCGCCCCACTGGACGCCGATGAGGGCGACACCGACGAGGGCGCCGGCGCCGTTCTCGCGCTTACCGACGTCACCGACCAGAAGCGTCTCGAGAACGAATTCAAGGAGATGCTCGGGCGGGTTACCGACGCGTTCTACGCCGTCGACGAGGAGTTTCGATTCACACACGTCAACGATCGCGCCGCCGAACTGCTCCAGCGACCGAGAGCGGAGTTGCTCGGGGAGAAACTCTGGGAGATGTTCCCCGAAGCGGCGGAAGTGGACGAAGTCTGGGACGCATTTCACACGGCGCTGAACGACCAGGTGGCGACCAGCTACGACCTGTACTTCGACCCGCTCGACTTCTGGGTGGAAGCGAACCTCTACCCCTCCGAAACGGGCGTCTCCGTCTACTTCCGCGACATCACCGAGAGCAAACAGTACGAACTGGAACTCGAGCGGTACCGGGCGCTGACGGAAGCGGCCAACGACGTCATCGTGACGATCGACGCCGAGAGTACGATCCGTTCGGTAAACCCCGCCGTCGAGGACGTCTTCGGCTACGAACCCGACGAATTGGTCGGCGAGTCGCTAACGAGACTCATGCGCGACGACCTCGCGACTCGTCATCGGGCGGGACTTCAGCAATATCTCGAGACCGACGAGCGGACCCTCGACTGGGACTACGTCGAACTCCAGGGTCAGCGCGCCGACGGTTCGGCGGTGTCGCTGTCGATTACGTTCAGCGAAATCGTCTACGAGAACGACCGCTACTTCACCGGCGTCATCCGAGACATTTCCGATCGGAAAAAACGGGAAAAACAACTCGAACGAGCAAACGAGCGGCTAAAACGATCGAACAGGCGCCTCGAACAGTTCGCCTACGCCGCTTCCCACGACCTCCAGGAGCCCCTGCGGATGGTTTCGAGTTACCTCCAGTTGATCGAACGACGCTACGAAGACGACCTGGACGCCGACGGGACGGACTACCTCGAGTTCGCCATCGACGGGGCCGACCGAATGCGGGCGATGATCGAGGGATTGCTCGAGTACTCCCGTATCGAGACGGAAGGGAAGCCGCTCGAGCCGACCGATCTCGACACCGTCTTCGAGGACGTGCTCGACGACCTCGAGGTGCAGATCGAACGGAGCAACGCCACCATCACGTCCGATTCGCTTCCCCAGGTCCGAGGAGACCGTACGCAACTCCGCCAACTGTTCCAGAACCTCCTGGACAACGCGATGACCTACAGCGGCGACGAACCGCCACAGATACACGTCTCGGCCGAACGGGACGGGACGGAGTGGGTCGTGTCCGTGTGCGACGAGGGGATCGGACTGGACCCGGCACACGACAGTCGAGTTTTCGAGGTCTTCCAGCGACTTCACAGTCGCGAGGAGTACCCGGGATCCGGTATCGGCCTGGCGCTCTGTAAGCGCATCGTCGAGCGTCACGGCGGCGATATCTGGGTCGATGCCGAACCCGAGGAAGGGGCAACATTCTCGGTTACGCTCCCGGTTCCAGATATGTGA